In the Candidatus Cloacimonas sp. genome, GCTCAGAAACAGCTGCGGTTTCTGAACCGATGGAGCCATCTGCTAAAATGCAACCTCCGATTCTTTGGGCTCCTGCATTCAAAGCTGCTTCAATATTAAAAGATTGAGGATAGAGGATAAAACGCAAAGGAAATTGATCCAAGTTATCTCTGATAAGCTCATAATGAGTAATACTGTTCTGAGCGTTGCCAATCATTGTATGTAAACTGCAAAAACCTGCTTGCAAGCCAAGTTTAGCTGATACCTGATAAGCTTCCAAAATCCTATCATCTGTTAAGCAACTATGAAAATAATGAACTGCCCTGTCATTTTCTGCTCCCCGCAAAATTTCCCTATCGGTATCCAAATCCTTAATTTGCTTCCGGGCAAAGGAATTGAGCATACAGGAATGACCATCTATTCTTCTTAAAAGCAATGGTTTACCAGGAACAGCGGAATCCAGTTCTGGAACCGTAGGAAAACGCTTTTCTGCTAATGAGGTTTCATCCAGCTGCCAGGCAAAGATTATTTCATCTTTTGTCTTTTTTGCACTTTCAGCAGAGAGCAATTCCAAAACCTCTGCAATGTTTTTGGCTATAGATAAATCTACCCCAAGGGAATATAAGCCCCCTTCAAAACTGTGAGTGTGAGTATCAATAAAGCCCGGATAGGCATAAGCCCCGGCAAAATCCTGTTGATAGAGCTGCTTATATTGTTCCGGAACAGGATAGGGCAGCTGTTCTATAATAATTCCCTTTTCTACTAATAAAGATTGGGGTTCTGCGGTAAACCTGTCATTCACCCAAAGATAGAGATTAGATAAAACTTTCACTGTTCTTCCTTACCTAAAATTTGCTTCAGCAAATCATAAAATAACCGAATCGGGAAGCCCATCACATTGAAATAACATCCTTCTACTTTGATTATAAATTGTGCTCCATAACCTTGAATTCCATAGGCACCTGCTTTATCCATCGGCTCTCCAGTGGCAATATAGGCATCTATTTCAGCTTCGGTTAGCGGGGCAAATTGCACAAAGGTTTGCTCGTAGCTGATATTAACTGTATCGTTGCAGTAAATACAGATACCGGTAAAAACACTATGCCGGCGACCGGAAAGGATACTGAGATAACCTTTAGCTTCCGTAATGTCTTGTGGTTTGCCTAAGATAATATTATCTATCGCTACCAAAGTATCCGCAGCTACAATTAAAGCGTCATCAGGCACTTTGTTCAGCACTGCTTTCGCTTTAAGCAAGGCATTTTCCATTGCCTGATTTTGCGGTAATTTATCATTAACCTTTTCTTCAATCTCTGCGGGAATAATCTGATAGGCAATACCCAAGAGAGAAAATAATTCTTGTCTGCGAGGTGAAGCAGAAGCAAGAATTACTTTTTTATGGCTTAACAAATTATGTATCATCACTTTAATCCTTTGCTGCATAGAACAAAATAGCGGTTTTCAGTCAATAAAATTCTCAGTTGCTAAAAAATAACTTGCCTGAAAGCTTGACCTCAGATTTTATAGTTCCTTAGAAGAAAAATATATCCAGGAGGATACAAATGGAACGCGTACATAACTTTAACGCCGGTCCTGCAGTTCTGCCCGAAGAAGTGCTTAGAGAGGCACAGGCAGACCTTTTCAATTACAAAGGGATGGGTCTTTCCGTTATGGAAATGAGCCATCGCAGTAAAGAGTATGAAGCAATTATCAATGAAGCCAGAGATGCTGCAAAACGGATTTATGGCATTGGTGATGACTGGGATGTGCTTTTCCTGCATGGTGGTGCCAGTTTACAATTCTTGATGGTTCCGCTGAACTTTATCCCGGAAGGTAAGATTGCGAATTTCATCCATACCGGTGTGTGGAGCAAAAAGGCAATGGGAGAAGTTAAAAAGATAGGTAAACCAGTGCATATTGCAGCCAGTTCTGAAGATAAAAGCTTCAGCTATATTCCCAAAACCTATCAACTGTCAGATAATCCTGCCTACCTGCATATTACTACGAATAATACTATTTACGGCACCGAATGGAAAACCGATCCTGATGTTCCCAAAGAAATTCCGTTAATTGCTGATATGAGCTCAAACTTTATGAGCAAGCCCGTTGAGATTAACAAATACAGTTTAATTTATGCCGGTGCCCAAAAGAATATCGGTCCTGCTGGTTGTGCAGTTGTTTTAGTGAAGAAGGACTTCTTATCTACCGGAGCTACAAATCTGCCTTCTATGCTGGATTATCAATTGCACGCCAAAAACGGCAGCTTGTATAATACTCCTCCCTGTTTCACTATTTATATGATTGGGTTAGTGTTAAAATGGATTGAGGATTATGGCGGACTTGCTAAAATTGAAGCAAATAACAAAGCCAAGGCGAAATACATTTACGATGTAATTGATGCCTCCGATGGTTTCTATAGGGGAACTGTTGTTCCTGAAGACCGTTCTTTGATGAATATCACTTTTCGCCTTCCCAGCGAAGAACTGGAAAATCTTTTTGTGAGTGAAGCCAAAAAGAATGGAATGATTGGTTTGAAAGGTCATCGTGATGTAGGAGGATGCCGTGCTTCCTGTTATAATGCACTTCCTTTGAATGCAGCTCACACTTTGGCTGAATTTATGAAGAATTTCCAACAACAGAATGGATAATTTAACCCTTTTAAAACCCTGATTATTATAAACTGCTGTAGTATTTTTACAATGCTGCAGCAGTTGATTTTTAGCAGAGAAAATTTATAGGCGAGGTTCAATGTCTCTATTAAATCTAATTGCCAAAGGCGGCTTCCTGATGTATGTGCTGACGGTTATTTCCGTTATCAGCATAGGTATCGTAATTGAAAAATATCGGCAGTTTAGAAAAGTGCGGCTTGCCAATTACAAACTGCTGCAAACCTTGAAAGGGCAGGATAAACTGGAAAATTATCGTGCTCTTATAAATATGCACAACAGCTCATGCCCGATGGGTGTGATGCTGGATAAACTTTTTAACAGCCAAAGTGATGACCTGGATTTGATTAACCAAAGTATGGAAGCCACGGCAAACCTGGAATTGCATCGGTTGGAAAAAGGATTGGGTTGGCTTTCTACCTTTGCAGCGATTGCCCCGTTAATCGGTTTTTTAGGCACTGTTATTGGTATGGTGAATGTTTTTATGAAAATTCAGGCAGGCAGCCAAAGCGGAGTGGATATTTCTATGCTTGCAGGGGGAATCTGGGTTGCCTTGTTAACTACGGTAGGAGGTTTAATTGTAGGGATAGCCACCATCATTTTTTACAACGATTTAGTGCAGAAACTGGAAAACATTGTTAAAGATATGCAGGATACAGCCATTGAGTATATCATCAAATACAAGAACTTAAAACAGAGTAAACTATGAAATTGCGTGTTTCCAAACAGCGTATTTCCACCACAATGCTGATATCAATGACGGATGTTATCTTCCTGTTGTTGCTGTTTTTGCTAATCGGCTCAAATTTCGTCAGCCAAACGGGTTTGCCGATAAAGCTTCCCGGCTCTTCCACTGCTGTAAGACAAAGCTCTCCGACCCTGTTAATTACTTTTTATGGAGACGGACGCTTGTTTTTTATGGATAAACCGATAACGATGGAAGAACTGAAAACTATTTTAGGGCAAAAATATCAAAATCCAGAGCAGATTGTCCGCATTGCCATTGAGAAACAGGTTCCAGTGCAAAAGCTGATAAACCTGATGGATATAGTTCGCAGCGTTGGCTATGAGAGAATTTTTGTAGCTACGACAGCGGTGGAGAATAAATAGTGCGTCGCTTTTCTCCTGCCAAGCTCTTAAATGGTTATTTCCTTTCTGCCGTGTTCCATCTCTTGCTGTTTTTGCTTTTTGCCTTATATGTTATCCAACCCTATCTTCCGGAAAAATGGTATTCTTTTGAATGGGAGCCCTTAAAGGATAGCACTGTAATGGAGCCAGCTAATAAAGAAGCTATCGCAAACGGCAAAAATAACAATGCAGAGGCAGCAAAAACAATATCGGCAGGAAATCCGGGGAATACGGAACTTATTATTTCTAATGATACCCCTTCGGGCATTGGAGATAGCGAACCGGCTATAGCGATGCCTCTATCTGCGTTTACGGAAGAAGACACTAAAACAACTTTGCCAAATAGTTATTCCCGCAATCGTAATGCCAATGCTTTGAATGCAATTCCCGGAACATCAGCTGAGCGTAATTTTGCCTTTTCCACTACTTTGGAAGAAGGCGGGGGAGAAGCATATTTCATCCATCAGGCGCACCCTCAAATTTCTCCTACTGAAGAAGGGGAAGTTTATCTGGAATTTAAACTGACGGCAAAGGGTTTAGTTAATATGAACAGTGTGAATGTTATTTCCTATACTAATGCTACTTATGCTGAAGCAGTAAGGAAAGTAATGCCTTTATGGAAGTTCGGTTTTAAAGGCAGTTATAATCCCAGACAACTTTATCGTCTGCGTTGCAGGTTTGTTATCAATGAATGAATATTGCTTTCCAGAACAGATACCTGTTTTAATGGGCATTCTGAATGTTACAGAGGACTCTTTTTCTGATGGAGCACAGTTTTTGGATAGAGAATTGGCATTAAAGCATACGGAAACAATGATAGCTGAAGGAGCAGAGATAATTGATATAGGAGCAGAATC is a window encoding:
- a CDS encoding amidohydrolase family protein, whose protein sequence is MKVLSNLYLWVNDRFTAEPQSLLVEKGIIIEQLPYPVPEQYKQLYQQDFAGAYAYPGFIDTHTHSFEGGLYSLGVDLSIAKNIAEVLELLSAESAKKTKDEIIFAWQLDETSLAEKRFPTVPELDSAVPGKPLLLRRIDGHSCMLNSFARKQIKDLDTDREILRGAENDRAVHYFHSCLTDDRILEAYQVSAKLGLQAGFCSLHTMIGNAQNSITHYELIRDNLDQFPLRFILYPQSFNIEAALNAGAQRIGGCILADGSIGSETAAVSEPYLNSTSRGVLYQSDEFWQQFINEASKHNLQVAVHCIGDRAIRQINNVYKAIPATEELRHELIHCELTDDALIQEIAISKAVPVMQPNFDLLWGGENGFYAKKLGIKRSQIMNRFATLLKAGITITGGSDWYVTPLNAAQSINAAIHHHNPQEGLTIAQAIDIYTKNAAWLNFEEHCAGQIKPSYVADLSIYSQPVEKETSQLCYVVRKGEIKYAAQ
- a CDS encoding Maf family protein; the protein is MIHNLLSHKKVILASASPRRQELFSLLGIAYQIIPAEIEEKVNDKLPQNQAMENALLKAKAVLNKVPDDALIVAADTLVAIDNIILGKPQDITEAKGYLSILSGRRHSVFTGICIYCNDTVNISYEQTFVQFAPLTEAEIDAYIATGEPMDKAGAYGIQGYGAQFIIKVEGCYFNVMGFPIRLFYDLLKQILGKEEQ
- the serC gene encoding 3-phosphoserine/phosphohydroxythreonine transaminase produces the protein MERVHNFNAGPAVLPEEVLREAQADLFNYKGMGLSVMEMSHRSKEYEAIINEARDAAKRIYGIGDDWDVLFLHGGASLQFLMVPLNFIPEGKIANFIHTGVWSKKAMGEVKKIGKPVHIAASSEDKSFSYIPKTYQLSDNPAYLHITTNNTIYGTEWKTDPDVPKEIPLIADMSSNFMSKPVEINKYSLIYAGAQKNIGPAGCAVVLVKKDFLSTGATNLPSMLDYQLHAKNGSLYNTPPCFTIYMIGLVLKWIEDYGGLAKIEANNKAKAKYIYDVIDASDGFYRGTVVPEDRSLMNITFRLPSEELENLFVSEAKKNGMIGLKGHRDVGGCRASCYNALPLNAAHTLAEFMKNFQQQNG
- a CDS encoding MotA/TolQ/ExbB proton channel family protein, which encodes MSLLNLIAKGGFLMYVLTVISVISIGIVIEKYRQFRKVRLANYKLLQTLKGQDKLENYRALINMHNSSCPMGVMLDKLFNSQSDDLDLINQSMEATANLELHRLEKGLGWLSTFAAIAPLIGFLGTVIGMVNVFMKIQAGSQSGVDISMLAGGIWVALLTTVGGLIVGIATIIFYNDLVQKLENIVKDMQDTAIEYIIKYKNLKQSKL
- a CDS encoding biopolymer transporter ExbD encodes the protein MKLRVSKQRISTTMLISMTDVIFLLLLFLLIGSNFVSQTGLPIKLPGSSTAVRQSSPTLLITFYGDGRLFFMDKPITMEELKTILGQKYQNPEQIVRIAIEKQVPVQKLINLMDIVRSVGYERIFVATTAVENK